A genomic window from Shewanella vesiculosa includes:
- a CDS encoding YeaH/YhbH family protein: MANFIDRRLNAKGKSTVNRQRFIERYKKQIKKAVGEAVTRRSVTDIDKGEQISIPTRDLSEPVFRQGQGGRRDRVHPGNDQFNRGDQVQRPKSAQGGGSGQGDASNSGDGDDDFVFTISKDEYLELLFDDLELPNLQKNQLNKLVEYQTYRAGFTNDGVPANINIVRSLRSSLARRIAMSGGKKKALQALEAELVMLEDTPGAQAERILAIKEQILLLKQQIAKVPFIDTFDLRFNNYAKREIPSSQAVMFCLMDVSGSMDQETKDMAKRFYILLYLFLTRSYQNLEVVYIRHHTQAKEVDEHEFFYSQETGGTIVSSALKLMHEIQQARYPENEWNIYAAQASDGDNWADDSPACYDILAKHILPKVRYFSYIEIAHRAHQTLWHQYEKLQQQFDNIAVQNITHVEDIYPVFRELFKKQTM; encoded by the coding sequence ATGGCAAATTTTATTGATAGACGACTCAATGCAAAAGGAAAAAGCACCGTCAATCGGCAGCGTTTTATTGAGCGCTATAAAAAACAAATCAAAAAAGCTGTCGGAGAAGCAGTCACTCGTCGCAGTGTTACTGATATTGATAAAGGTGAACAGATTAGCATTCCGACTCGAGACCTTAGTGAACCGGTTTTCAGACAAGGTCAAGGTGGCAGAAGGGACAGAGTACACCCTGGGAATGATCAATTTAATCGCGGTGACCAAGTTCAACGACCTAAATCTGCCCAAGGCGGCGGTTCTGGGCAAGGTGATGCATCAAATAGCGGTGACGGTGATGATGATTTTGTATTTACTATCTCAAAAGACGAATATCTAGAGTTACTGTTCGACGATCTCGAACTGCCTAATTTACAAAAAAATCAGCTAAATAAATTAGTTGAATATCAAACCTATCGTGCGGGATTTACCAATGATGGCGTGCCCGCTAACATTAATATTGTCAGATCGTTGCGTTCATCTTTGGCGAGACGAATTGCCATGAGCGGTGGCAAAAAGAAAGCGCTACAGGCATTGGAAGCCGAACTTGTCATGCTGGAGGACACGCCAGGTGCTCAAGCAGAAAGAATTTTAGCCATAAAGGAACAGATATTATTACTCAAGCAGCAAATCGCAAAAGTACCTTTTATCGATACTTTTGATTTGCGCTTTAACAACTATGCCAAACGTGAAATCCCTTCTAGCCAAGCGGTAATGTTTTGTCTGATGGATGTATCTGGATCAATGGATCAAGAAACCAAAGATATGGCTAAGCGTTTCTATATATTACTTTACCTCTTCCTGACGCGCAGTTATCAAAATCTTGAGGTGGTGTATATTCGTCATCACACACAGGCTAAAGAAGTCGACGAACATGAGTTTTTTTACTCACAAGAAACTGGCGGGACTATCGTATCAAGTGCATTAAAGCTAATGCATGAAATACAGCAAGCACGCTACCCAGAAAATGAATGGAATATTTATGCCGCTCAAGCCTCTGACGGTGATAATTGGGCCGATGACTCGCCTGCCTGCTATGACATTTTAGCAAAACATATTTTGCCAAAGGTTCGCTATTTTAGTTACATAGAAATAGCCCATCGCGCTCATCAGACGTTATGGCACCAATATGAGAAACTGCAACAGCAATTTGACAACATTGCAGTACAGAATATTACCCACGTAGAAGACATATACCCAGTATTTCGCGAACTCTTTAAAAAACAAACTATGTAG